One window from the genome of Leptospira johnsonii encodes:
- a CDS encoding Hsp33 family molecular chaperone HslO, whose protein sequence is MENKDIYHYGILPDVHFRFSSAEISYAVNAASNLHGFDDAGTELLARTMLAAFFLADLVKEDTKVSVQIRFYDDSEIHSVLAYSTRNGRLKATLRHRPEEDIESAQISEENLGILKVFRWKDGECIYQSIVPFRNQSFETNIENYLRDSEQVPSFLVAYVKLDGLHWRIKGLFLQALPEAKSEHIDAVRELAGKLEEEKSKVYEGTVSQALEILQSSWNTKFEILETGRPEYRCDCSEEKIKELIQNLGKEEAMDIAEEQGQIEVTCEFCNSIYRFPKAQVLELF, encoded by the coding sequence ATGGAAAACAAAGATATATACCATTATGGGATTCTTCCCGACGTTCACTTTCGTTTTTCCTCAGCCGAAATTTCCTACGCAGTAAACGCAGCGTCTAACTTACATGGTTTCGACGACGCGGGGACGGAACTTCTGGCAAGGACAATGCTTGCCGCATTCTTCTTAGCAGATCTAGTAAAAGAAGATACAAAAGTAAGCGTTCAAATTCGTTTTTACGACGATTCGGAGATCCATTCGGTCTTAGCCTACAGCACTCGTAACGGAAGACTTAAAGCAACCTTAAGACATCGTCCCGAAGAAGATATAGAATCGGCACAGATCTCGGAGGAAAATTTAGGGATTTTGAAAGTATTCCGTTGGAAAGACGGAGAATGTATTTATCAATCCATCGTTCCTTTTAGAAATCAAAGTTTCGAAACAAATATCGAAAACTATCTGAGAGATTCAGAACAAGTTCCTTCCTTTTTAGTAGCGTATGTAAAACTAGACGGTCTTCATTGGAGGATAAAAGGTTTATTCTTACAAGCATTGCCGGAAGCAAAATCGGAACATATAGATGCAGTTAGAGAATTGGCCGGAAAACTAGAAGAAGAAAAGTCTAAAGTTTACGAAGGAACCGTTTCCCAAGCATTAGAAATTTTGCAATCTTCGTGGAATACAAAATTCGAGATATTGGAAACCGGACGGCCGGAATACAGATGTGATTGTTCCGAAGAGAAGATCAAGGAACTCATTCAAAATTTAGGAAAAGAAGAAGCAATGGACATCGCAGAGGAGCAAGGACAGATCGAAGTCACTTGCGAATTTTGTAATTCCATCTATAGATTTCCAAAGGCACAGGTCTTAGAGTTATTTTAG
- the tsaE gene encoding tRNA (adenosine(37)-N6)-threonylcarbamoyltransferase complex ATPase subunit type 1 TsaE, whose amino-acid sequence MSGRFENLTLDSIDIPVAKLAGIVAAVWKEGKFPLLLLSGKMGSGKTTLVSKLVKALLDDLKPGLDKSKLFVNSPTYTLMNEYPFPEIQNTLGDILEIFHFDLYRIGSSEEIPDLGFEEYWNGKGISLIEWWEKAEPEFEDRSFRIKIDLEEADEHTRNLQIQFLGEEWKRSDLQIESFLKS is encoded by the coding sequence ATGTCAGGACGATTTGAAAATCTTACCTTAGATTCTATCGATATCCCTGTCGCAAAACTTGCGGGGATTGTAGCAGCGGTCTGGAAAGAGGGAAAATTCCCCTTACTACTCCTTTCCGGAAAAATGGGTTCTGGCAAAACTACATTAGTTTCTAAACTTGTAAAAGCTTTATTGGATGATTTAAAACCTGGATTGGATAAATCCAAATTATTTGTAAATTCCCCTACTTATACTTTGATGAATGAGTATCCTTTTCCTGAGATCCAAAATACATTAGGAGATATATTGGAGATCTTCCATTTTGATCTCTATCGGATCGGTTCTTCGGAAGAGATACCTGACTTGGGTTTCGAAGAATATTGGAATGGCAAAGGGATTTCTCTGATAGAATGGTGGGAGAAGGCAGAACCCGAATTTGAGGACAGAAGTTTCCGGATCAAGATCGATTTGGAAGAAGCAGATGAACATACTAGAAATCTGCAGATCCAATTTTTGGGAGAAGAATGGAAAAGGTCCGATCTACAGATCGAATCCTTTCTGAAGTCTTAG